A window of the Dunckerocampus dactyliophorus isolate RoL2022-P2 chromosome 21, RoL_Ddac_1.1, whole genome shotgun sequence genome harbors these coding sequences:
- the zgc:112982 gene encoding BCLAF1 and THRAP3 family member 3, translating to MSRPRSSPPQSRRPPWNDRGSYKGFAGYSKSRSDWSPTLRDEDHRFREGMIPEGQRRASPSPQDPIWRHQDDDGYYRGRPSPRRDAMDRRVPRSSTQRDGGSDADRQRREDMHFSNRGWAPCSPSRFPMDHQAPNSHSDHSKGAPDWRREQWGQGGGRFRGVSPTVRSDEQRGGRREKNAEGPHRSRPREDLHQEMSPPWKRARREMEPQHHSGFRRENKVFGEQRSSPAFEGDHRGGPPHKDAHGSGALAFDHDHYNQDSWKPPQQEHLDHGDHVFNQQRESGPRSSSQEGFRTSNNKPDVREDSRRRSFAENWRGDYESRRSPPPQERANVPRFARRHGPANLRGRCGPHSARERFDHNHVRNVGPPKYRPNFHHFSRGYHGNARKDQRVGFIPQEEAQYSNAMEEDEDEEEEQSWTEGDGHLEQIRPASLKQHLARDNPGKEQNWPFDGLEDKKSKNMTVVTEETLTIKVDMSRPAHASTLCYSADRQLSLDLVNVGRQRLDFLPSMTEPSRSKQDGTVHTGTFAQEIITLVHHVKELYFKGEGITLNKRFSAPQKGHCEEEGAGMTLDQRFSSNNFNSNMSAKPQDDLFPHQPMHGPGDLRHDLERRRQQRLDGVTITIPGSSQRGALSTVKFGGDDVTIPEVQDHRWDANTSSRRGGAPSRMNVGPPQRYRNRQPMGGQNHNNNTGPSW from the exons ATGTCAAGACCAAGGTCTTCGCCACCTCAAAGCAG GAGGCCCCCATGGAACGACCGTGGATCTTACAAAGGCTTTGCAGGATACAGTAAGAGTCGATCTGACTGGAGTCCCACTCTCAGAGATGAAGATCACAGGTTCCGTGAGGGCATGATCCCGGAAGGCCAGAGAAGAGCCTCTCCCTCTCCACAGGATCCCATTTGGCGTCACCAGGATGACGATGGGTATTACCGCGGGAGGCCATCACCTCGTCGTGATGCGATGGACCGCCGTGTCCCAAGATCTTCTACCCAGCGTGACGGAGGATCAGATGCGGATAGACAAAGAAGAGAAGACATGCATTTTAGTAATAGGGGTTGGGCACCATGTTCCCCTTCGAGGTTCCCAATGGACCACCAGGCTCCAAATTCTCACTCGGATCATTCAAAAGGAGCACCGGACTGGAGGCGAGAGCAATGGGGGCAGGGAGGCGGGCGGTTCAGAGGAGTCAGCCCCACTGTCAGGTCAGATGAGCAAAGAGGAGGCAGAAGAGAGAAGAACGCTGAGGGTCCCCACAGAAGCAGACCAAGAGAAGATCTGCACCAAGAGATGAGCCCCCCCTGGAAGAGGGCAAGAAGAGAAATGGAGCCCCAGCATCACAGCGG GTTCAGGCGGGAAAACAAGGTCTTTGGTGAACAGCGCTCCTCACCAGCCTTTGAAGGAGACCACCGCGGGGGTCCTCCCCATAAAGATGCTCACGGATCAGGAGCACTTGCTTTTGACCACGATCACTACAACCAAGACAGCTGGAAGCCACCCCAGCAGGAACATTTAGATCACGGAGACCATGTCTTCAACCAGCAGAGAGAGTCTGGTCCACGGAGCTCCTCACAGGAGGGATTCAGGACGTCAAATAACAAGCCCGATGTCCGTGAAGACTCCCGAAGACGCTCCTTTGCAGAAAATTGGAGGGGAGACTATGAAAGCAGGAGGAGCCCACCACCACAAGAGCGGGCAAACGTCCCAAGATTTGCCAGACGACATGGTCCCGCAAACCTTAGAGGGAGGTGTGGTCCTCATTCTGCGAGAGAGAGGTTCGATCACAACCATGTCAGAAACGTCGGACCCCCAAAGTACCGGCCAAACTTTCACCACTTTTCCCGGGGATACCATGGAAATGCTCGAAAGGATCAGAGAGTGGGATTCATACCTCAGGAGGAAGCTCAATACTCAAATGCcatggaggaggacgaggacgaggaggaggagcaaagCTGGACAGAAGGAGATGGACACTTGGAGCAGATCAGGCCTGCGAGTTTAAAGCAACACTTGGCGAGGGACAACCCGGGAAAGGAGCAGAATTGGCCGTTTGATGGCTTGGAggataaaaagtccaaaaacatgACGGTGGTAACGGAGGAAACGCTAACCATTAAAGTGGACATGAGCCGACCGGCACACGCAAG cacgctgtgttATTCTGCAGATCGCCAGCTCTCTCTAGACCTGGTCAACGTGGGACGCCAGCGTCTGGACTTCTTGCCCTCCATGACGGAGCCATCCAGAAGCAAACAGGACGGCACCGTGCACACTGGAACGTTTGCGCAGGAAATTATTACACTGGTGCATCATGTCAAAG AGCTCTACTTTAAAGGTGAAGGCATCACCCTGAACAAACGCTTCTCCGCGCCCCAAAAAGGCCACTGTGAAGAAGAGGGTGCGGGGATGACTTTGGACCAGAGGTTTTCATCCAACAA CTTCAACTCGAACATGTCAGCAAAGCCTCAAGACGACCTCTTTCCCCAC CAGCCCATGCATGGACCGGGCGACCTGAGGCACGATCTGGAGCGGCGGCGACAGCAGCGTCTGGATGGCGTGACCATCACCATACCAGGAAGCAGCCAGCGAGGCGCGCTCAGCACGGTCAAGTTCGGCGGCGATGATGTGACGATTCCAGAAGTGCAGGACCACAGATGGGATGCCAACACG AGTTCCAGGAGAGGAGGAGCTCCTTCCAGAATGAACGTCGGACCGCCACAAAGGTACAGGAACCGGCAACCCATGGGGGGCCagaaccacaacaacaacacag GTCCCAGCTGGTGA
- the lipib gene encoding lipase member H isoform X2, with translation MLSCRHLGLLGVLVLCQGWEDPGADDPCDNFTDLNLSHCFMGTSLYVRLLLYTRSNLDCGRELHHHLFPSQPLFNLSRPTAFIIHGYRPTGAPPIWIDHLVRLLARQEDMNVIVVDWNRGAANLNYLTAVSYTRDAAYNLTGFIMSMQEEGASLSSIHLIGVSLGAHLAGYVGANLKGKLGRITGLDPAGPLFTSATPDDRLDPSDAMFVDVLHTDMDSFGLRGAHGHIDFYANGGADQPGCPKTIFAGKSYFVCDHQRSVFLYLCALNQTCSLTAYPCASYADFLDGRCMQCEAFKPAPCPQLGYDVSKWRESLLRLGQTKVFFSTTATLPYRKLNYRVDMVTWNQYLRWGVVYIRLHGGRTFTEARIDHKLLRFEQFTSTRLLAQFDEDLPHVQKISLRINTGNVIGPRYKIRLLRIRLTPLEQPERPLMCRFDIIMEENTEVAFRPLSCESHL, from the exons ATGCTGTCCTGCAGACACCTGGGTCTGCTGGGAGTCCTCGTGCTCTGCCAAG GCTGGGAGGACCCGGGTGCTGACGATCCTTGCGACAACTTCACCGACCTGAACCTGTCCCACTGCTTCATGGGCACCAGTCTGTACGTGCGCCTGCTCCTCTACACGCGCTCCAATCTGGACTGCGGCCGCGAACTCCACCACCACCTCTTCCCTTCGCAGCCGCTCTTCAACCTCTCCCGTCCCACCGCCTTCATCATCCACGGCTACCGCCCCACAGGGGCGCCGCCCATCTGGATCGACCACCTTGTGCGCCTGCTGGCCAGGCAGGAGGACATGAACGTCATCGTGGTGGACTGGAACCGGGGGGCCGCCAACCTCAACTACCTCACTGCCGTGAGCTACACCAGGGACGCGGCCTACAACCTGACAGGGTTCATCATGAGCATGCAG GAGGAAGGAGCCTCGCTGAGTTCAATTCACCTCATTGGGGTCAGTTTGGGGGCTCACCTGGCTGGGTATGTGGGCGCCAACCTGAAGGGAAAGCTCGGACGCattacag GTTTGGACCCGGCGGGGCCCCTCTTCACCAGCGCCACTCCAGACGACAGGCTGGACCCTTCGGACGCCATGTTTGTTGACGTGCTGCACACGGACATGGACT CTTTTGGCTTGCGAGGCGCCCACGGTCACATTGACTTCTACGCCAACGGGGGTGCGGACCAACCGGGGTGCCCCAAAACCATATTTGCCG GGAAGTCTTACTTCGTGTGTGACCACCAGCGGTCAGTGTTTTTGTACTTGTGCGCGCTCAACCAAACCTGCAGCCTTACCGCCTACCCGTGCGCCTCCTATGCCGACTTCCTGGATGGGCGGTGCATGCAGTGCGAGGCCTTTAAGCCCGCCCCTTGCCCTCAACTCG GTTACGATGTCAGCAAGTGGCGTGAAAGCCTCCTGCGTTTGGGGCAGACCAAAGTGTTCTTCAGCACCACAGCTACCCTCCCCTATAGAA AACTCAACTACAGGGTGGACATGGTGACATGGAACCAGTACCTCCGTTGGGGGGTGGTCTACATCCGCCTGCACGGTGGCAGGACCTTCACTGAGGCCCGCATAGACCA CAAGCTCCTGCGCTTCGAGCAGTTCACGTCCACGCGTCTCCTGGCCCAGTTCGACGAGGACCTGCCGCATGTGCAGAAGATCTCCCTACGCATCAACACCGGCAATGTGATCGGCCCACGCTACAAAATCAGACTGCTGCGGATACGACTGACGCCGCTGGAACAGCCAGAAAG GCCGCTGATGTGCCGCTTTGACATAATCATGGAGGAGAACACGGAGGTGGCGTTCAGGCCGTTGTCGTGCGAGTCCCACCTTTAA
- the lipib gene encoding lipase member H isoform X1, whose protein sequence is MLSCRHLGLLGVLVLCQGWEDPGADDPCDNFTDLNLSHCFMGTSLYVRLLLYTRSNLDCGRELHHHLFPSQPLFNLSRPTAFIIHGYRPTGAPPIWIDHLVRLLARQEDMNVIVVDWNRGAANLNYLTAVSYTRDAAYNLTGFIMSMQEEGASLSSIHLIGVSLGAHLAGYVGANLKGKLGRITGLDPAGPLFTSATPDDRLDPSDAMFVDVLHTDMDSFGLRGAHGHIDFYANGGADQPGCPKTIFAGKHINTHSLDGSMNPLLHPTGKSYFVCDHQRSVFLYLCALNQTCSLTAYPCASYADFLDGRCMQCEAFKPAPCPQLGYDVSKWRESLLRLGQTKVFFSTTATLPYRKLNYRVDMVTWNQYLRWGVVYIRLHGGRTFTEARIDHKLLRFEQFTSTRLLAQFDEDLPHVQKISLRINTGNVIGPRYKIRLLRIRLTPLEQPERPLMCRFDIIMEENTEVAFRPLSCESHL, encoded by the exons ATGCTGTCCTGCAGACACCTGGGTCTGCTGGGAGTCCTCGTGCTCTGCCAAG GCTGGGAGGACCCGGGTGCTGACGATCCTTGCGACAACTTCACCGACCTGAACCTGTCCCACTGCTTCATGGGCACCAGTCTGTACGTGCGCCTGCTCCTCTACACGCGCTCCAATCTGGACTGCGGCCGCGAACTCCACCACCACCTCTTCCCTTCGCAGCCGCTCTTCAACCTCTCCCGTCCCACCGCCTTCATCATCCACGGCTACCGCCCCACAGGGGCGCCGCCCATCTGGATCGACCACCTTGTGCGCCTGCTGGCCAGGCAGGAGGACATGAACGTCATCGTGGTGGACTGGAACCGGGGGGCCGCCAACCTCAACTACCTCACTGCCGTGAGCTACACCAGGGACGCGGCCTACAACCTGACAGGGTTCATCATGAGCATGCAG GAGGAAGGAGCCTCGCTGAGTTCAATTCACCTCATTGGGGTCAGTTTGGGGGCTCACCTGGCTGGGTATGTGGGCGCCAACCTGAAGGGAAAGCTCGGACGCattacag GTTTGGACCCGGCGGGGCCCCTCTTCACCAGCGCCACTCCAGACGACAGGCTGGACCCTTCGGACGCCATGTTTGTTGACGTGCTGCACACGGACATGGACT CTTTTGGCTTGCGAGGCGCCCACGGTCACATTGACTTCTACGCCAACGGGGGTGCGGACCAACCGGGGTGCCCCAAAACCATATTTGCCGGTAagcacataaatacacacagtCTTGACGGCAGCATGAACCCCCTTCTCCACCCGACAGGGAAGTCTTACTTCGTGTGTGACCACCAGCGGTCAGTGTTTTTGTACTTGTGCGCGCTCAACCAAACCTGCAGCCTTACCGCCTACCCGTGCGCCTCCTATGCCGACTTCCTGGATGGGCGGTGCATGCAGTGCGAGGCCTTTAAGCCCGCCCCTTGCCCTCAACTCG GTTACGATGTCAGCAAGTGGCGTGAAAGCCTCCTGCGTTTGGGGCAGACCAAAGTGTTCTTCAGCACCACAGCTACCCTCCCCTATAGAA AACTCAACTACAGGGTGGACATGGTGACATGGAACCAGTACCTCCGTTGGGGGGTGGTCTACATCCGCCTGCACGGTGGCAGGACCTTCACTGAGGCCCGCATAGACCA CAAGCTCCTGCGCTTCGAGCAGTTCACGTCCACGCGTCTCCTGGCCCAGTTCGACGAGGACCTGCCGCATGTGCAGAAGATCTCCCTACGCATCAACACCGGCAATGTGATCGGCCCACGCTACAAAATCAGACTGCTGCGGATACGACTGACGCCGCTGGAACAGCCAGAAAG GCCGCTGATGTGCCGCTTTGACATAATCATGGAGGAGAACACGGAGGTGGCGTTCAGGCCGTTGTCGTGCGAGTCCCACCTTTAA
- the zgc:112408 gene encoding stomatin, which produces MPARRNKVGVLDGFDVENPHKERRTCGLLGVLLTLLSVGFIILTFPVTAWTCAQVIQQYERAVIFRLGRVVTGPAKGPGLFWFIPWLDSIHKVDLRTVSFHMRPQEILTADGVSLKASAAVFYQVVEPSLWVTRVKDGHLATHTLAQTVLRATLGKHTLAEVLTQSARLARKLKEALCAASSEWGVWVERVALMNLSLPAGLQRCLASEAEASRKARAKMIAAKGEAKASRALKEAASNLPPVALHLRYLQALSSAPSSTNVLVVSLPTELMDAFIANSQRFC; this is translated from the exons ATGCCAGCCAGGAGAAACAAAGTTGGCGTTTTGGACGGTTTTGATGTTGAAAACCCCCACAAAG AGAGGAGGACGTGCGGCCTGCTGGGGGTCTTGTTGACTCTTCTGTCAGTGGGCTTCATCATCCTCACGTTCCCTGTCACAGCATGGACGTGCGCCCAG GTGATCCAACAGTACGAGCGTGCTGTCATCTTCAGGTTGGGCCGTGTCGTTACTGGACCAGCCAAAGGACCTG GCCTTTTTTGGTTCATCCCCTGGCTGGATAGCATCCACAAAGTGGACCTGAGGACCGTCTCATTCCACATGCGACCACAAGAG ATACTGACCGCTGACGGTGTGTCGCTAAAGGCGTCCGCTGCGGTGTTTTACCAAGTGGTGGAGCCCTCCCTCTGGGTGACACGTGTAAAAGACGGCCACTTGGCCACGCATACGCTTGCTCAAACGGTACTGAGGGCCACGCTGGGCAAGCACACCCTGGCGGAAGTCCTGACCCAAAGTGCACGACTGGCGAGGAAGCTTAAG GAGGCGCTGTGTGCTGCTTCCTCAGAGTGGGGCGTCTGGGTGGAGCGGGTGGCCTTGATGAACCTGAGCCTACCTGCTGGTCTGCAGCGTTGTCTGGCCTCAGAGGCCGAGGCGTCCAGGAAGGCGAGAGCCAAG ATGATAGCGGCCAAGGGGGAAGCAAAGGCGTCTCGAGCTTTAAAGGAGGCGGCGTCCAATCTCCCTCCCGTGGCGCTCCACCTGAGGTACCTGCAGGCTTTATCCTCAGCACCGAGCAGCACCAATGTCCTGGTGGTCTCGCTACCTACAGAACTAATGGACGCCTTCATCGCCAACAGCCAGCGGTTCTGTTAA
- the cip2a gene encoding protein CIP2A: MDVTTCLKSLLLAMQQYGCGRSAHNAAQLLKQVEEVSALRCDQLLSSGQLLPIECLRGLVELTGNPNTCPTLASAVISLLAQLACDDDSRRMLHNSFNLTSIMASVIHRHTATPGDPLVLQSLQLLQKLTYSTRVFPSNSYIHELIGFLMTNIHSHNDDIIMPCLGLMANLCRDNHSVQSHIKSLDNVKPFYRTLINFLAHNSLTVVVFTLSILASLTLNEKVGEKLFDAKNIHQTFQLVFNIIVNGDGTLTRKYSVDLLVDLLQNPKIADYLTRYQHFSACVSQVLGLLQLKDPDSAAKVLDLLLAMCGVLGLRPLLCQVLFKPAAPKLRATGRRQAAALCGEPMVEPGLALVQWLSSPVDGAEGCSLKALQLLKELLEEALGAASVYDGVRSFVEMLLPVLLGFIKGVDPAHGDAHLRRHCERITHVSGVLLIMCAEDAMRALVSKQVSAQLCLSQVEILLDGCHSNNPPGSDNNLSQVCAEALLKTLELMSKLRQQVKDMETSFYRTLQDQRIATPLSRALTSHHREHVQTGLALLLEATPLPDFPSVVLGESIAANNAYRQREAELSVKRIAVQDILPPAAPPPRMNTSGLEVSSTSSSGVHSLVEKLHSGLELQEQGKDAHVSDIIGVYEQKLATLASKESRLQDLLEAKAVALSQADRLIAQYHFQRAQAEAEARKLASLLKEAERRREELQGELGGQLEEVKRSKADMEELLQHNARLQHDSEEHQALKGSYNTLLNRFNESERILRELQAAHTSLAKQLDTLRKNHEALQLQHDRTASLLQEREKEITLLRSDLQLKEDDIEGLRGELRAHGEKAREKEQERREMEEMLDVLRKELNKTEQARKDASIKASSLELQKSQLEGKLKQKEDELNKHSAMIAMIHSLSSGKMKSDVNLSL, translated from the exons ATGGACGTGACTACATGTTTGAAGTCTCTTCTGCTCGCCATGCAGCAATATGGATGCGGCAGGAGCGCTCACAATGCCGCACAGCTCCTTAAACAAGTGGAG GAGGTATCTGCTCTCAGATGCGACCAGCTGCTGTCCTCAGGCCAGCTTTTACCTATCGAGTGTCTCCGTGGGCTGGTGGAGCTGACCGGGAACCCAAACACATGCCCCACCTTGGCGAGCGCCGTCATCTCCCTGCTGGCACAGCTCG CGTGCGACGATGACAGCAGAAGGATGCTTCACAACAGCTTCAACCTCACCAGCATCATGGCCTCAGTCATCCATCGGCACACCGCCACGCCAGGAGATCCTCTGGTACTGCAG AGTCTACAGTTGCTGCAGAAGCTGACCTACAGCACCCGCGTCTTCCCGTCCAACAGCTACATTCACGAGCTCATCGGCTTCCTCATGACCAACAT CCACTCCCACAACGACGACATCATCATGCCATGCCTCGGCCTGATGGCCAACCTGTGTCGGGACAACCACTCGGTGCAGAGTCACATCAAGTCACTG GATAACGTCAAGCCCTTTTATCGAACGCTCATCAACTTTCTGGCTCACAACAGCCTCACTGTGGTGGTCTTCACATTGTCCATCCTGGCCAGCCTCACTCTCAACGAGAAGGTTGGAGAGAAG CTGTTTGATGCCAAGAACATCCACCAGACCTTCCAGCTGGTCTTCAACATAATTGTGAACGGCGACGGCACTCTCACTCGGAAGTACTCTGTGGACCTTTTGGTTGATCTCTTGCAGAACCCTAAAATTGCTGATTATCTCACCCG GTATCAGCACTTCTCAGCATGTGTGTCTCAGGTTTTAGGACTGCTGCAGTTAAAAGATCCTGACTCTGCAGCCAAG GTTTTGGATCTGCTCCTCGCCATGTGTGGTGTCTTGGGCCTGCGTCCGCTGCTGTGCCAGGTCCTGTTCAAGCCGGCCGCGCCCAAACTCAGGGCGACGGGTCGTAGGCAGGCGGCGGCGCTTTGCGGAGAACCCATGGTGGAGCCAGGGCTGGCACTGGTTCAATGGCTGAGCTCGCCTGTGGATGGCGCCGAGGGTTGCTCGCTGAAGGCTCTACAGCTGTTGAAGGAGCTGCTGGAG GAGGCACTGGGAGCGGCCTCTGTGTACGATGGCGTGCGGAGCTTTGTGGAAATGCTCCTTCCCGTCCTGCTGGGCTTCATCAAGGGCGTGGACCCCGCCCACGGAGACGCTCACCTGAGACGACACTGCGAGCGCATCACTCACGTCAGCGGCGTGCTGCTCA TCATGTGCGCCGAAGACGCCATGCGGGCTCTGGTGTCCAAGCAGGTGAGCGCCCAACTGTGCCTGTCGCAGGTGGAAATTCTCCTTGATGGTTGTCACAGTAACAACCCTCCCGGCTCGGATAACAACCTCAG TCAAGTGTGTGCCGAGGCTCTGCTGAAGACGTTGGAGTTGATGAGCAAACTGAGGCAGCAGGTGAAGGACATGGAGACCAGCTTCTATCGCACACTTCAG GACCAGAGGATAGCCACGCCCCTTTCTCGCGCCCTGACCTCTCATCACAGGGAGCACGTGCAGACCggccttgctctcttgttagaGGCCACGCCCCTCCCAGACTTCCCGTCCGTTGT TCTTGGGGAAAGCATCGCCGCCAACAACGCTTACCGCCAAAGAGAGGCTGAGCTGTCCGTCAAGCGCATCGCAGTGCAGGACATCCTTCCTcctgctgctcctcctcctcggaTGAACACCAGTGGACTGGAGGTGTCCAGCACATCCAGCAGTGGCGTCCACAGCCTGGTCGAGAAGCTCCACAGTGGCTTGGAG CTGCAGGAGCAGGGGAAGGACGCCCACGTGTCTGACATCATTGGCGTTTATGAACAGAAGCTCGCTACCCTCGCT TCCAAGGAGAGTCGCCTCCAGGACCTGCTGGAAGCGAAGGCTGTGGCGCTGTCCCAGGCTGACCGCCTCATCGCTCAGTATCACTTCCAGCGGGCTCAGGCCGAGGCTGAG GCTCGTAAGCTGGCCAGTCTGCTGAAGGAGGCGGAGCGGCGGCGAGAGGAGCTGCAGGGCGAGCTGGGTGGCCAGCTGGAGGAGGTGAAACGCTCCAAGGCCGACATGGAGGAGCTTCTGCAGCACAACGCACGGCTGCAACATGACTCAGAGGAGCACCAGGCCCTCAAAGGGAGCTACAACACCCTGCTGAACAG GTTTAACGAGAGCGAGCGGATCCTTAGAGAGCTTCAGGCAGCTCACACCAGCCTTGCTAAACAGCTCGACACGCTGAGGAAAAACCACGAAGCACTGCAGCTGCAGCACGACAG GACAGCGTCATTGCTGCAGGAGAGGGAGAAGGAGATCACGTTGCTGCGTTCAGATCTGCAGCTGAAGGAGGATGACATTGAAG GTTTGCGAGGTGAACTGCGGGCACATGGGGAGAAAGCTAGGGAGAAGGAGCAGGAGAGGAGGGAGATGGAGGAGATGTTGGATGTTCTGAGAAAGGAACTCAACAAGACGGAGCAGGCCAGGAAGGACGCCAGCATCAAG GCGTCCTCTCTGGAGCTTCAGAAGAGTCAGCTGGAGGGCAAACTGAAACAGAAGGAGGACGAGCTCAACAAGCACTCGGCCATGATCGCCATGATCCACAGTCTGAGCAGCGGCAAGATGAAAAGCGATGTCAACCTCTCGCTGTGA